The sequence below is a genomic window from Nocardioides oleivorans.
CGTCGCCGGGCCGACGAGAACCGCACACGTGTCGGATCCGCCGACCCCCGTTCGTAGGACAGGCATGACGACCTCCACCACACCCACACCCACGCCCGTCGCCCGTCGGATGTTCGACCTCACCGAGCCGATCTGCCTGGTGAACTTCTTCTCCGAGGAGCCCAATGAGGAGATGGCCGCCCTGGGCTTCAGCAACTACTGGGACGGCTACTTCGCCGGCCGGTCCGCTCCCCTCGGTCGCGTGCCGGCCGAGGTGGTCGACGCCGCCTTCTACAACTTCGGGCCGGGCGAGGTCGCCCGGCACGTCCCGTCGGTGTGGGAGACGACGACACCGGACGACGCGCACGCCGCCCGCCAGCGCGGGTGCGTCGCCGCGCTGCGTCGCATCCTCGGCGAGCTCGTGGACACACCCGGCCTCGCGCGCGCGGCCGACCTGCTCACCGGGGCCGCGACCAGCGCGCCCGTCTCGGGCCGGGCGATGTACGCCGCCCTCCGCAGCCTGCCGCTCCCCGAGGAGCCGGTCGCGCGGCTGTGGCACGCGGCCAACCTGCTGCGGGAGCACCGCGGCGACGGGCACATCGCGGCGCTGGTGGTCGAGCAGGTCGACCGCACCGAGTGCCACGTCCTGCTCGCCATCGACGCCGGGATCCTGCCCGCCGAGTCGTTCGGGCGGATCCACCAGCTCCCGAAGCCCTACCTCGCCTCCGTGATGGCCCGTCTCCGTGACCGCGGGCTCGTCGACGACGCGGGGCTCTTCACCGACGCCGGCCGGGCGACCAAGGACCGGATCGAGTCTATGACCGACGCCCTCGCCGAGGCGCCGTACTCCTCCCTCGACGCCGCCGACCTCGCCGAGCTGATCGCCTGCCTCGAGCCGATCGCAGACCGCTTGAAGGAGACCGGCTCGCAGTAGTCCCGCGCGTCAGAGCCGGGAAGCGGTGCGCACGAGTCCCGCCACGCCTGTCGACGTGCTGTGAGGCTGCCACGCGATCACGGTGGTGACCTGCTGCGCGTCCGAGAGGGGTACGACGGCGAGGCCGTCGCGCAGGTTGGCGCGGGCCGAGTCGGGCAGCACGATCGCCGTGCGCCCCAGCCGGACGAGCTGCAGCACCTGGGTGAGGTCGCGCAGCTCCGGTCCGGGGCCGTCCGGGTAGGAGCCGTCGAGGTGCGGCCAGCGCGGCAGCGGGAGGTTCGGGAGCGAGGTGGCCTCGGCGACGGTCATCGAGGCGCGGGTGCTCGCCGGGTGGCCGGACGGCAGGATCAGCACTTGGTCCTCGACCGCCAGCACGTCGGCGTCGAAGCCGCTGAGGTCGTCGAAGGGCCGGTGCAGGATCGCGACGTCCGCGCGTCCGTCGCGCAGCATCGGAGCCTGGTGGCCCGGAGCGCTGAGCACGACCTCCACGTCGACCGCGTCCGGCTCGGCGGCGTACGCATCGAGCAGCTTGGCCATCAGCTCGCTCGAGGCGCCGGCCTTGGCGGTGAGCACGACCTTCGGGCCTTCGGCCTCGACCGTCCGCCGGGTGCGGCGCTCCGCGGCCTCGACCGCGGCGAGCGCGACGCGCCCCTCGCGCAGGAGGGTCTCGCCGGCGACGGTGAGCTCCATGCCACGCGGGGTGCGGACGAAGAGGTCGGCGCCCAGGCGTCGCTCGAGCTGGGCTATCGCGCGCGACAGCGGCGGTTGCGCCATGCCGAGCCGCTCGGCCGCACGACCGACGTGCGACTCCTCGGCGACGGCGACGAAGTAGCGCAGCTCGCGGGTCTCCACGTCGTCGAGCCTACGCCGGGGCAACCAGCCCCTGACCTGCAGGCATACCTGCCCGGTATCGGCGTCC
It includes:
- a CDS encoding LysR family transcriptional regulator, which gives rise to METRELRYFVAVAEESHVGRAAERLGMAQPPLSRAIAQLERRLGADLFVRTPRGMELTVAGETLLREGRVALAAVEAAERRTRRTVEAEGPKVVLTAKAGASSELMAKLLDAYAAEPDAVDVEVVLSAPGHQAPMLRDGRADVAILHRPFDDLSGFDADVLAVEDQVLILPSGHPASTRASMTVAEATSLPNLPLPRWPHLDGSYPDGPGPELRDLTQVLQLVRLGRTAIVLPDSARANLRDGLAVVPLSDAQQVTTVIAWQPHSTSTGVAGLVRTASRL
- a CDS encoding SCO6745 family protein, which translates into the protein MTTSTTPTPTPVARRMFDLTEPICLVNFFSEEPNEEMAALGFSNYWDGYFAGRSAPLGRVPAEVVDAAFYNFGPGEVARHVPSVWETTTPDDAHAARQRGCVAALRRILGELVDTPGLARAADLLTGAATSAPVSGRAMYAALRSLPLPEEPVARLWHAANLLREHRGDGHIAALVVEQVDRTECHVLLAIDAGILPAESFGRIHQLPKPYLASVMARLRDRGLVDDAGLFTDAGRATKDRIESMTDALAEAPYSSLDAADLAELIACLEPIADRLKETGSQ